CGCCCCCCAAAGTCCATTTCGGCAATCATAATCGATATTCGTCGCATGTCGTCGATCGGGACGTGCAGCCCGTCGACGGCTCGCCGGTCGTAGCTCGGCAGCGCAAGGTGCACGCTGGCCAGCGTCGTCACCGTGCCCGACGTTCCGAGCAGGCGGATGCCCTTCTTCTTCGACGGCAGGATCTCAGCGAAGCGCGAGAAGCTGTCGCTGGCGCGTGCCTTCATGCGCGCGTAGGCCTCAAGCCGATTATCGCCGTCGATCGCACCGCGGCCCTCGCTTTCCGTTAGCGACACGACGCCCCACGGGGCCGACCACCAGGCGCGGATTCGCGGAGGAAGATCCTCCTCGCCCGGTTCGACTAGGACCAGTTCGGTCGATCCGCCGCCGATATCGAAGATCAGCGCTGGCCCGTCGCCCGGCTCGAGCAGCTTGTGACAGCCGAGAACCGCGAGCCGGGCCTCCTCCTGCGGCGAGATGATCTCCATCGCAATTCCGGTCTCTCGGCGCACCCTCTCGGCGAACTCGCGCCCATTGGCAGCGCGGCGGCAAGCTTCGGTTGCGACCGATCGGGAAAGGGAAACGTGCCTCCGCCGCAATTTGTCTGCGCAAACGGAAAGGGCTCCGACCGCCCTGTCCATGGCCTGCTCGCTGAGCCGCCCGGTCGTACTCAGCCCCTCGCCCAACCGGACGATTCGCGAGAAGGCATCGACAACGGTGAAACCGTCG
The window above is part of the Sphingomonas sp. HDW15A genome. Proteins encoded here:
- a CDS encoding Ppx/GppA phosphatase family protein, which codes for MAQDVAASPPLPKQGSPVAPPPRFQRRSGNRHTYGAIDLGTNNCRLLVARPNNDGFTVVDAFSRIVRLGEGLSTTGRLSEQAMDRAVGALSVCADKLRRRHVSLSRSVATEACRRAANGREFAERVRRETGIAMEIISPQEEARLAVLGCHKLLEPGDGPALIFDIGGGSTELVLVEPGEEDLPPRIRAWWSAPWGVVSLTESEGRGAIDGDNRLEAYARMKARASDSFSRFAEILPSKKKGIRLLGTSGTVTTLASVHLALPSYDRRAVDGLHVPIDDMRRISIMIAEMDFGGRSSLPCIGTERADLVVAGCAILEAILDIWPADRLGVADRGIREGILRSLMANDGHLV